The genomic DNA CACGCGGTCGAGGCCAAATTGTTCGGCCTGCACCCCGCGGAAAATATTGCCGCCCCCAATCACTACCGCCACCTGAATGCCTTGCGCGGCCACGGCCTTAATTTCGGTAGCGTACTGCATCAGGCGGTCAGCATCGATGCCATATTGCTGCTGCCCCATCAGGGCTTCGCCGCTGAGTTTGAGAAGTATTCGCTGGTAGGTCAAAATGTGGGAGTAGAAAAAGTGAGGGGGGTAGGGGCGGGGCTACGCGAACTGCACGAGCACCTGGCCTTTGGTAACGTTGGCGCGCAGGTCCACTTTGATGCTGCCGATAACGCAGTCGGTGGGCGCTTTCAAAATATTTTCCATCTTCATCGCCTCCAGCACCAGCAGCGGGTCGCCCTTCTGCACGGCCTGGCCAGGCTGCACCCGGATGTCGATAATCAGGCCGGGCATGGGGGCCTTTAGCTCATTGATTTTGGCCACGTTGGCCGCGCTGAAACCCAGGCGGTCAAGCAGCTGATCGAACCGGTCTTTGGCCTGCAACTCCAGGCGCTGGCCGTTGACTTTCAGCGCGAAGGTTTTGGTCGCGTAGTCGGCGCTCAGCACTTCAGCCGAATAAGAGCGCCCACCGTGCAGCACGTGAAAGCGCCCATCGCCAAGGGCCACAAGGTCCCAGGCAAACGGCTGATTGTTGAGCGTGACAGAATCGGTGGCCCGAAAGTCCACCTCCCAGCTGTGCGCTGGGCCAAGGCTAATATGCACCATAGAGAGGCTGGCCCTGCTGGCCGAAGCGGGGATAAAGGTAAGGTGAATCTTAATTTCGTCGGAACTTGCCAGTTCTACTCGCAGTCTGCCCTTCGCATGCGCTACTCTTTTTTTAGCAGTTTTATTTTTTGTGCGCTCACCGTTTTGCCGGCGCTGAGCCAGTCGGCCGGTAGTCAGGGCAAAGCGTCTCACAAGAAATCGGCTGAGTCGGCTCGTAAGAAGCCTGCCGAAGCTGCTTCGGCACTGGTTTCGGCGCCGGCGGTGTCTTCGGGCATCACAGTGCCTTCGTGGCTGCCCCCCGCCGCGCCGGTTCACCCCGCGGCCCCGCAGATAACCGATATAGTTGATACCAAACTCGATGTGCGGTTCGACTATGCGCACCAGTATTTGCTGGGCACGGCCGTGCTCACGCTGCACCCGCACTTCTACCCGCAGAGTACGCTAGTGCTCGATGCCCGCGGCTTCGATATCAAAAGCGTGCAGCTGCTAGGTGCCAAGTCGCCCAAAACGCTGACCTATAAGTACGATGGCCGGCAGCTGACCATCACCCTCGACCACGCCTACACCCGCGAGCAAACCTATCAAGTGCGTATCGGCTACGTGGCCAAACCCAACGAGCTGCCTTCGGGGGGTAGTGAGGCTATTACCTCGGATAAAGGTTTGTATTTCATCAACCCCTTGGGTAAGGAAGCGGGGAAGCCCCGCCAAATCTGGACGCAGGGCGAGACGCAAAGCAGCTCGTGCTGGTTTCCAACCATCGACCATCCCAACCAGCGGATGACCCAGGAAATCACGATGACGGTAGAGGACCAGTTCAAAACCTTGTCGAATGGCTTGCTGATAGCGTCGAAAAAAAACCCCGACGGCTCGCGCACCGATACTTGGCGCCAGAGCCTGCCCGCCGCGCCCTACCTCACCATGCTGGCCGTGGGCGATTTTGCGGTAGTGTCCGATACCTGGCACGGCAAAGCAGTGGATTACTACGTGGAGCCCAAGTATAAAAACACGGCCAAAGCCGTCTTCGGCCGCACGCCGGAGATGATGGACTTTTACTCCAAAAGGCTGGGGGTAGAGTTTCCGTGGGAGAAATACGCCCAGATAGCCGTGCGCGACTACGTGAGCGGCGCGATGGAGAACACCACCGCCACCGTGCATGGCGCGGCCATCCAGGCCACCTCCCGCGAGTTGCTTGATGCCAGCTACGAAACCTCGGAGTCGATTATTGCCCACGAGCTGTTCCACCACTGGTTTGGCGACTACGTTACCTGCGAGTCGTGGAGCAACCTACCACTCAACGAAAGCTTCGCCAACTATTCCCAATACCTGTGGGCCGAGCATAAATATGGGGCTGATGCCGCCGCGCTGGTGCAGCAGCAAGACCTGACGCACTACCTCGAAGAAGCCGATTCCAAGCGCGAGCCACTTATCCGCTACCACTATACCAACCGGGAGGACATGTTCGACCGGCACTCCTACGAAAAGGGGGGTAGGGTTTTGCACATGCTGCGCAAGTACCTCGGCGATGATGCCTTCTTCGCGGGCCTCAATAACTACCTGACCAAGAACAAGTACACCGCCGTCGAAATCAGCAAGTTGCGCACCACTTTTGAAGAAACCACAGGCGAAGACCTGATGTGGTTTTTCGACCAGTGGTTTATGGAGCGCGGCCACCCCGAGCTGAAAATCTCGCACAGCTACAGCAATGGCCAAGTGCTGCTGCACGTGCAGCAAACCCAGGACACGTTGTTCCAGCCTGTTTTTCGCCTCCCGGTCACGATAACCATCTGGCAAAAGGAAAAGCCCACCGACCACCATATCACCATCACCAAAGCTGACCAAACGTTCTCCTTCCTGGCCGCCGATAAGCCAACGATGGTGAAGTTCGACAGCGAAGGCCAGCTCTTGGCACAGCTTGATGAAGGGCGTACTCAGGACGAGCTGATTTTTCAGTTCTATCACGCCCAGAACTACTTGCAGAAGTATGAGTCGCTCGACCAGCTCCAGAATAAGACTACCGATTTTGCTGTGAGCGGTATGATGCGCAATGCTTTAACGGATAATTTTTTCGCCGTCCGCCGTTCGGCACTCGACCACCTGCGCGGCTACCGCGGCCCCAGCGCCAACGCGGTAAAAGCCGAAATTCAGCGCCTCGCCACCACCGACCCTAACAGCGCCGTGCGGGCCCAGGCCCTGCTCACGCTCGCCTCCTTCCCCAACGATAACTACGCCGCCACCTATCAGGCCGCCCTGCGCGACAGCTCGTATCTGGTTGAAGCCGGCGCTGTCGATGCGCTGGCCAAAGTGCCCAGCCTGCTAGCCCGCGCTCAAATTGCCGCCCTCGAAAACACCTCCAACTCGACGCTGCTGGTGGCGCTGGCCAGCTACTACGCCCAGCGGGGCACCATCGACCAGTATGGCTGGTACCTGCGCCGCCTGCCCGACCTCACCGACATTGACCTCTACACTTATTTGCAGGCATTCGGAAGCTTTATGACCCAGGTACCCGTGGTGGAGCGTGAAAAAGGCGTGCAAAAGCTGGAAAGTATCGCCCGCACGCACCCGCAGTATTTTGTAAGGCTAGGTGCGTATCGGGGCCTGCTTAACCTGGTGCCCAGCCAGCCCGCTTTAAAAAATGTGTTGTTCGACATAAAAACAAAGGAAACCGATGAGCGCCTCAAAGCGGCTTATAACTTAATGTAAGCCAGTAAAAAGGCTAGCAATAAAGACCTCCGTTCAAGCTTGATTTCCACATGGCTCAGTAAAAAAGAGGGGGTAGGGAATCACTTTTTTCTGAATGTACTCTTGCATTCTGCCGAAAAATCCGTACTTTTGCGTCTCAATTCCGGTAAACGGCCGGATTTGTTTATAAATGGGGGTATCGCATAGTGGCAATTGCGGGTGACTGTAACTCACCTCCTTCGGGTTCATAGGTTCGAGTCCTGTTACCCCCACATTTTAGAAGTTTAGACCAACTGCGGGAGTAGCTCAGCTGGTAGAGCGGCAGCCTTCCAAGCTGCAGGTCGCGAGTTCGAACCTCGTCTCCCGCTCACGGTCTAAAATTCGAAAGTACCTTTTAAGCCGTTTTAGCTCAGTGGTAGAGCACTTCCTTGGTAAGGAAGAGGTCATGGGTTCAAATCCCATAAATGGCTCAGCATTTTACGGAACTCCCTACCTTCGGGTCGGGTTAAGGCCGGGTCAGCAAAAGAAGCGATACACAGCACACAAGCCTGAATTGGCCCTGGCTGGGTTTCGCTTCCTTGCCATATAAGGCCACTTGCTTTTAATTTTTACTTCCCCTCTTTTTCTACCTCTTTACAATGGCTAAAGAAAATTTCGACCGGTCGAAGCCGCACGTAAACATCGGCACCATCGGTCACGTCGACCACGGCAAGACTACCCTAACTGCTGCTATCACGCAGGTGCTGGCTGGCAAAGGCTTGGCCGAAAAGCGCGATTTCGGTTCGATTGATAACGCCCCCGAGGAAAAAGAGCGTGGTATAACCATCAACACTTCGCACGTAGAGTACTCGACGGTTAACCGTCACTACGCACACGTTGACTGCCCTGGTCACGCTGACTATGTGAAGAACATGGTAACCGGTGCTGCTCAGATGGACGGTGCTATCCTGGTGGTGGCTGCTACCGACGGCCCGATGCCCCAGACCCGCGAGCATATCCTGCTTGCCCGTCAGGTAGGTGTTCCCCAACTGGTGGTGTTCATGAACAAAGTGGACATGGTGGATGACCCTGAGCTGCTTGAACTCGTGGAAATGGAAATCCGTGAACTCCTCTCGTTCTACAACTTCGATGGCGACAACATTCCGGTTATCCAGGGTTCGGCCCTCGGTGGCCTGAACGGCGACGCCAACTGGGTACCCAAAATCGAAGAATTGATGGACGCGGTTGACTCGTTCATTCCGATTCCTGCTCGTCTGACCGACCTGCCCTTCCTGATGCCTGTTGAGGATGTGTTCTCGATTACTGGCCGTGGCACTGTTGCTACCGGTCGTATCGAGCGCGGTATCATCAACTCGGGTGAGCAAGTTGACATCCTCGGCATGGGTGCCGAAGGCCTGAAATCGACGGTAACGGGTGTGGAAATGTTCCGCAAAATCCTGGACCGTGGCGAAGCTGGTGACAACGTAGGTCTGTTGCTCCGTGGCATTGAAAAAGAAGCCATCCGTCGCGGCATGGTTATCTGCAAGCCCGGCTCGGTAACTCCCCACCAGAAGTTCAAGGCCGAGGTGTACGTTCTCTCGAAAGAGGAGGGCGGCCGCCACACCCCGTTCTTCAACAACTACCGTCCGCAGTTCTACCTGCGTACCACCGATGTTACCGGCATCATCACCCTCCCCGAGGGCGTTGAAATGGTAATGCCCGGCGACAACATCACCATCACGGTTGAGCTTATCAACAAAGTGGCAATGGAGAAGGGCCTGCGTTTCGCTATCCGCGAGGGTGGTCGTACGGTAGGTGCCGGTCAGGTAACCGAAATTCTCGACTAGTTTTAGTCTTTTGACTAATAATTAAGACAATCCGCCCCTGAAACCTCAGGGGCGGATTTGTTTTGTCCGAAAAGTTGCTTACCTTTGCACTCCCTTTGGCAAATAGTGCTACTGGTTTTGTTACTTACGAGTGTAGTTCAAGGGTAGAATAGAGGTCTCCAAAACCTTTGATGGGAGTTCGAATCTCTCCACTCGTGCCACTTTTAGTCGCGGTAGCGGCGGTATTTCACACCTTCACTGGCTTTTTGCAATCATGGCTAAGCTGAACAACTATTTCCGCGATACCGTCGAGGAGATGCGTTATAACGTAACGTGGCCCTCGACTGCCGAACTGCAAAAGAGTGCCGGCCTAGTGTTGATTGGCTCTCTCGTTTTCGCCGCCGTAGTTGGTCTGATGGATGTAAGCTTCAATAACGCGCTGCAAGCTTTTTATCAATCTTTCGCCCGCTAGGTTATAAGAAATGGGTGACTTGAAATGGTACGTGGTACGCTCCGTGAGCGGCCAGGAAAAGAAAGCTAAGACGTATATGGAGACTGAAATAGGTCGCCATAATCTGCAGGAATTGTTGCCACAGGTTTTGATTCCGGTCGAGAAGGTTTTTGAGATGCGCAATGGTAAGAAGCGCGTTCGTGAGCGGAATCTGTATCCTGGCTACATCATTATCCATTCGGATTTGACCCACGGCGAGGTGCAGAATATCATTACCTCTACTCCAGGCGTAATTGGTTTTCTGGGCGACAAAGAAACCAAAACGACTAATGCTAAGCCAGTTCCGTTGTCACTCACCGAAGTGAACCGGTTGCTAGGGGTAGTAGATGAGGCCGAAGAACAAACCGCCCAGCTCGAAACGCCTTTCACGGTGGGCGAACTGGTGAAAGTTATCGATGGCCCATTCAATGGCTTCAGCGGTAATGTAAACGAAGTATTTGAAGAGCGTAAGAAGCTCAATGTTATTGTCAAGATTTTTGGACGTGCTCAGCCAGTAGAGTTGAGTTACACCCAGGTAGAGAAAGAATAGTGACTGTTATACGTCGCCTGATATCCACTCCGGTCAGGCGGGGCTTCCACTTAGGAGTATTACTTGAACTGAGGTTGACGCGAGTTACGTCACGCCAATCGCAGCTTTATCAACCAAATGGCCAAAGAAATTAGAGGTTACCTGAAACTTCAGGTAAAGGGAGGCTCCGCGAATCCCGCGCCGCCGATTGGACCTGCGCTTGGTAGTAAAGGCTTGAATATCATGGAGTTTTGCAAGCAGTTCAATGCGCGCACCCAGGATAAAGCTGGCCAAATCTGCCCCGTCCTGATTACGATGTACACCGATAAGTCTTTTGACTTCGTCATCAAGACTCCCCCGGTACCGGTTCTCCTTATGGACGCCGCCAAGTTGCAGAACGGCTCGAAAGAGCCTAACCGTAATAAAGTGGGTTCCGTAACATGGGACCAGGTTCGCACCATCGCCGAAACCAAAATGCCCGACTTGAACGCTTTCAAAGTGGAGTCGGCCATGAAGCAAGTGGCCGGTACGGCTCGTAGCA from Hymenobacter psoromatis includes the following:
- a CDS encoding acetyl-CoA carboxylase biotin carboxyl carrier protein subunit, with product MVHISLGPAHSWEVDFRATDSVTLNNQPFAWDLVALGDGRFHVLHGGRSYSAEVLSADYATKTFALKVNGQRLELQAKDRFDQLLDRLGFSAANVAKINELKAPMPGLIIDIRVQPGQAVQKGDPLLVLEAMKMENILKAPTDCVIGSIKVDLRANVTKGQVLVQFA
- a CDS encoding alanyl aminopeptidase, coding for MRYSFFSSFIFCALTVLPALSQSAGSQGKASHKKSAESARKKPAEAASALVSAPAVSSGITVPSWLPPAAPVHPAAPQITDIVDTKLDVRFDYAHQYLLGTAVLTLHPHFYPQSTLVLDARGFDIKSVQLLGAKSPKTLTYKYDGRQLTITLDHAYTREQTYQVRIGYVAKPNELPSGGSEAITSDKGLYFINPLGKEAGKPRQIWTQGETQSSSCWFPTIDHPNQRMTQEITMTVEDQFKTLSNGLLIASKKNPDGSRTDTWRQSLPAAPYLTMLAVGDFAVVSDTWHGKAVDYYVEPKYKNTAKAVFGRTPEMMDFYSKRLGVEFPWEKYAQIAVRDYVSGAMENTTATVHGAAIQATSRELLDASYETSESIIAHELFHHWFGDYVTCESWSNLPLNESFANYSQYLWAEHKYGADAAALVQQQDLTHYLEEADSKREPLIRYHYTNREDMFDRHSYEKGGRVLHMLRKYLGDDAFFAGLNNYLTKNKYTAVEISKLRTTFEETTGEDLMWFFDQWFMERGHPELKISHSYSNGQVLLHVQQTQDTLFQPVFRLPVTITIWQKEKPTDHHITITKADQTFSFLAADKPTMVKFDSEGQLLAQLDEGRTQDELIFQFYHAQNYLQKYESLDQLQNKTTDFAVSGMMRNALTDNFFAVRRSALDHLRGYRGPSANAVKAEIQRLATTDPNSAVRAQALLTLASFPNDNYAATYQAALRDSSYLVEAGAVDALAKVPSLLARAQIAALENTSNSTLLVALASYYAQRGTIDQYGWYLRRLPDLTDIDLYTYLQAFGSFMTQVPVVEREKGVQKLESIARTHPQYFVRLGAYRGLLNLVPSQPALKNVLFDIKTKETDERLKAAYNLM
- the tuf gene encoding elongation factor Tu (EF-Tu; promotes GTP-dependent binding of aminoacyl-tRNA to the A-site of ribosomes during protein biosynthesis; when the tRNA anticodon matches the mRNA codon, GTP hydrolysis results; the inactive EF-Tu-GDP leaves the ribosome and release of GDP is promoted by elongation factor Ts; many prokaryotes have two copies of the gene encoding EF-Tu) — its product is MAKENFDRSKPHVNIGTIGHVDHGKTTLTAAITQVLAGKGLAEKRDFGSIDNAPEEKERGITINTSHVEYSTVNRHYAHVDCPGHADYVKNMVTGAAQMDGAILVVAATDGPMPQTREHILLARQVGVPQLVVFMNKVDMVDDPELLELVEMEIRELLSFYNFDGDNIPVIQGSALGGLNGDANWVPKIEELMDAVDSFIPIPARLTDLPFLMPVEDVFSITGRGTVATGRIERGIINSGEQVDILGMGAEGLKSTVTGVEMFRKILDRGEAGDNVGLLLRGIEKEAIRRGMVICKPGSVTPHQKFKAEVYVLSKEEGGRHTPFFNNYRPQFYLRTTDVTGIITLPEGVEMVMPGDNITITVELINKVAMEKGLRFAIREGGRTVGAGQVTEILD
- a CDS encoding preprotein translocase, which produces MAKLNNYFRDTVEEMRYNVTWPSTAELQKSAGLVLIGSLVFAAVVGLMDVSFNNALQAFYQSFAR
- a CDS encoding transcription termination/antitermination factor NusG: MGDLKWYVVRSVSGQEKKAKTYMETEIGRHNLQELLPQVLIPVEKVFEMRNGKKRVRERNLYPGYIIIHSDLTHGEVQNIITSTPGVIGFLGDKETKTTNAKPVPLSLTEVNRLLGVVDEAEEQTAQLETPFTVGELVKVIDGPFNGFSGNVNEVFEERKKLNVIVKIFGRAQPVELSYTQVEKE
- a CDS encoding 50S ribosomal protein L11; this encodes MAKEIRGYLKLQVKGGSANPAPPIGPALGSKGLNIMEFCKQFNARTQDKAGQICPVLITMYTDKSFDFVIKTPPVPVLLMDAAKLQNGSKEPNRNKVGSVTWDQVRTIAETKMPDLNAFKVESAMKQVAGTARSMGITVKGDSPFAE